One Panicum virgatum strain AP13 chromosome 3N, P.virgatum_v5, whole genome shotgun sequence DNA segment encodes these proteins:
- the LOC120665796 gene encoding SAGA-associated factor 11-like — protein MSSSNDAPLSPRSQLALRCFEELLDCAVADVASECHRIARLGLDRSVDAEEEELRVWAARAAAGGDHHHPGGFGVAEEGGAGPGGGSKGGVDVFGQTHPAIAADVIECMNCGRPVVAGRFAPHLEKCMGKGRKARAKNTRSSTAGRTRSSNGIAASSYSPYSNAANTNRVNVPNGVTDGGCGTGGDHSSHVL, from the exons ATGTCGTCCTCCAACGACGCTCCCCTGAGCCCTCGATCCCAG CTGGCGCTCAGATGCTTCGAGGAGCTCCTCGACTGTGCGGTGGCGGACGTCGCGTCGGAGTGCCACCGCATCGCGCGCCTCGGCCTGGACCGCAGCGtcgacgccgaggaggaggagctccgcgtctgggccgcgcgcgcggctgccgggggtgaccaccaccaccccggcgGCTTCGGGGTCGCAGAGGAGGGCGGGGCCGGGCCCGGGGGCGGGAGCAAGGGCGGGGTCGACGTGTTCGGCCAGACGcaccccgccatcgccgccgacgtCATTGAGTGCATGAACTGCGGCCGCcccgtcgtcgccggccgctTCGCCCCGCACCTCGAGAAGTGCATGGGCAAG GGGCGGAAAGCTCGAGCAAAAAATACAAGAAGCAGTACAGCTGGGCGGACCAGAAGCAGCAATGGCATCGCTGCTTCTTCCTACTCTCCATACTCCAATGCAGCCAACACTAACAGGGTGAACGTCCCTAATGGCGTGACTGATGGTGGCTGCGGCACAGGTGGAGATCACAGCAGCCATGTGCTGTAG
- the LOC120665797 gene encoding TATA box-binding protein-associated factor RNA polymerase I subunit B-like produces MDDNPGGASPDTYGGGGSIHLVCSGCEIGDDYTADDAEDGFFTCRMCSAVHTTQATIADPNDFQATGNISVRRLATQPAHKLGIPTPSAYPRTPHATPGPRHAPAASAAAFDDFVKQSEPRDFAPVAGAWREPEDLAARVRWRYVRGLQVILQQQLEVLVERHRVGALVCGVAGTVWVRWVAASKVFDDMWARQVIAEHDAAGREKRSGGGDNNNKPDEVKSEWEDDIFPRQKDRRRVEFAILHSLRMLLPVYSTLAVCFLACHIAREAILPTDIYKWAMEGKIPYLAVFTKVDRLLGSLQQLQDCPLDAGQLFRPVRVIGAWQLEASAGSIAQRVGLRLPSVNFYAIAQRCLKDLSLPVDKILPQACRIYEWATPAELWLSSNPARVPTRVYVMAILVVTLRVLYNINGQGIWEKICEEGRNAGGSDTDANAPTFKKLDDSNSEEFGMRELLCAIADAYEKINVSHDYLSDLQSYLKYCKEVIFTGITVSTEKEHLIEIFSDMYKAREDDNPKEHVKSQSQGTEETTITKGVNKRYRDGTFVEASCTSSSSGHDPMQILVSEMQDHGFHYMPPRKPRKSDGYLRYRRRRLSGGFMYVAHADYYMLVRAFAKLAEIDVRIMHISVLKLERGLACIEDRIERSLNTLQNLSSRTRDELRSVSD; encoded by the exons ATGGACGACAACCCGGGCGGCGCCTCCCCCGAcacctacggcggcggcggaagtatCCACCTCGTGTGCTCGGGCTGCGAAATCGGCGACGACTACACCGCCGACGACGCGGAGGATGGTTTCTTTACGTGCCGCATGTGCTCGGCCGTCCACACCACCCAGGCAACCATCGCCGACCCCAACGACTTCCAAGCCACCGGCAACATCTCCGTCCGCCGCCTCGCCACCCAGCCCGCCCACAAGCTCGGCATCCCCACTCCCTCCGCCTATCCGAGGACCCCTCACGCCACGCCAGGCCCCCGCCacgcgcccgccgcctccgccgcggcgttCGACGACTTCGTGAAACAGAGCGAGCCGCGGGACTTCGCGCCCGTCGCCGGGGCGTGGAGGGAGCCCGAGGATTTGGCGGCGCGGGTGCGCTGGCGCTACGTGAGGGGGCTCCAGGTCAtcctgcagcagcagctggagGTGCTGGTGGAGCGGCACCGGGTCGGCGCGCTTGTGTGTGGCGTTGCCGGCACCGTCTGGGTGCGGTGGGTCGCTGCATCCAAGGTGTTCGACGATATGTGGGCGCGCCAGGTGATCGCGGAACACGATGCTGCGGGGAGAGAGAAGCGTTCTGGCGGTGGAG ataataataataaaccTGACGAGGTGAAGTCTGAATGGGAGGATGATATCTTTCCACGACAAAAAGACAGGCGAAGGGTTGAGTTTGCCATTCTGCACTCACTGAGGATGTTGCTGCCCGTTTACTCAACACTAGCAGTCTGTTTCCTGGCCTGTCATATTGCCCGTGAAGCCATCCTACCTACTGACATTTACAAGTGGGCAATGGAAGGGAAGATCCCTTATCTGGCAGTGTTTACTAAAGTAGACAGGCTTCTTGGGAGCTTGCAGCAACTGCAAGACTGCCCTTTGGATGCAGGGCAGCTGTTCAGGCCGGTGCGAGTTATTGGAGCATGGCAACTGGAAGCTTCGGCTGGATCCATAGCACAAAGAGTAGGCTTGAGGCTTCCTTCAGTTAACTTCTATGCAATTGCTCAACGTTGCTTGAAGGACTTGTCTCTGCCTGTAGATAAAATCCTTCCTCAAGCATGCCGAATTTATGAGTGGGCAACGCCTGCAGAACTATGGTTGTCCAGTAATCCTGCTAGAGTCCCTACACGGGTTTATGTGATGGCTATACTAGTAGTGACTCTACGAGTTCTGTATAACATCAACGGTCAAGGGATATGGGAG AAGATTTGTGAGGAAGGAAGAAACGCAGGTGGATCTGATACTGATGCAAATGCACCGACTTTCAAGAAACTTGATGACAGTAACAGCGAGGAGTTTGGCATGAGAGAACTATTATGTGCTATTGCAGATGCCTATGAAAAAATCAATGTTTCACATG ACTACTTGAGTGACCTCCAATCTTATCTCAAATACTGCAAGGAAGTTATTTTTACTGGGATTACAGTTTCAACGGAAAAGGAGCATCTAATAGAGATCTTTTCAGATATGTACAAAGCCAGAGAG GATGACAATCCAAAAGAGCATGTAAAATCCCAGTCTCAAGGTACTGAAGAAACTACAATTACAAAAGGAGTGAACAAGCGCTACCGAGATGGAACATTTGTTGAAGCAAGTTGTACTTCCTCATCTTCAGGTCATGACCCAATGCAAATCCTCGTGTCAGAGATGCAAGATCATGGATTTCATTATATGCCACCTAGGAAACCGAGGAAATCAGATGGTTATCTTCGTTATAGGAGGAGGAGACTAAGTGGTGGCTTTATGTATGTTGCGCATGCTGATTACTACATGTTGGTGCGTGCGTTTGCAAAGCTTGCAGAAATTGATGTTCGTATCATGCATATCAGTGTGTTAAAACTTGAGAGGGGTCTCGCATGTATTGAGGATCGAATTGAAAGAAGCTTGAACACCTTGCAGAACCTTTCTAGCAGAACGAGAGATGAGCTAAGGTCCGTATCAGACTGA